The following coding sequences lie in one Arachis hypogaea cultivar Tifrunner chromosome 4, arahy.Tifrunner.gnm2.J5K5, whole genome shotgun sequence genomic window:
- the LOC112797375 gene encoding probable methyltransferase PMT15, protein MANNHNNWVSVLVQNLTSKKQTNLLKNLYFLTFTTVLCTLFYLLGLWQHSTTPFSAGTTTTQYLSTTTCPDPAISNSTAAALDFSAHHTIPDPTSTPAREFHAPPCDPSFSEYTPCEDVKRSLSFPRDRLIYRERHCPAPNEILRCRIPAPFGYRIPLRWPESRDAAWYANVPHKELTVEKKNQNWVHYEGDRFRFPGGGTMFPRGASAYIDDIGRLINLRDGSIRTALDTGCGVASWGAYLLSRNILAISFAPRDTHEAQVQFALERGVPALIGVLASIRLPYPSRSFDMAHCSRCLIPWGQYDGIYLTEVDRVLRPGGYWILSGPPINWRTHWKGWERTQESLKEEQDGIERVAKSLCWKKLIQKDDLAIWQKPTNHIHCKITRKVFKNRPFCEAQDPDTAWYTKMDTCLTKLPEVSDIRQVSGGELAKWPERLTAVPPRISSGSLKGITAEMFKENTQLWKKRVAYYKTIDYQLAERGRYRNLLDMNAYLGGFAAALIDDPVWVMNIVPVEAEINTLGAIYERGLIGTYQNWCEAMSTYPRTYDFIHGDSVFSLYQNKCNMEDILLEMDRILRPQGSIILRDDVDVLLKVKRFAEAMQWDARIADHEKGPHQREKILVAVKQYWTAPQPDEDQQRKL, encoded by the exons ATGGCGAATAATCATAATAACTGGGTTTCAGTTCTTGTTCAGAACTTAACCTCCAAGAAACAAACCAATCTTCTCAAAAACCTATACTTTCTCACCTTCACCACCGTGCTCTGCACCCTCTTCTACCTCCTCGGCCTCTGGCAACACTCCACCACCCCTTTCTCCGCCGGAACAACAACCACACAATACCTCTCCACCACCACCTGCCCCGATCCGGCAATCTCCAATTCCACCGCCGCCGCCCTTGACTTCTCCGCGCACCACACCATTCCAGACCCCACTTCCACCCCCGCGCGTGAGTTTCACGCGCCTCCGTGCGATCCTTCTTTCTCCGAGTACACGCCATGCGAGGACGTGAAGCGATCGTTGAGTTTCCCGCGCGACCGACTCATCTACCGGGAGAGGCACTGTCCGGCGCCGAACGAGATTCTCCGGTGTCGAATTCCGGCGCCGTTCGGGTACCGGATACCTCTGCGGTGGCCGGAGAGCCGCGATGCGGCGTGGTATGCGAATGTGCCGCACAAGGAGCTCACTGTGGAGAAGAAGAACCAGAATTGGGTTCACTACGAAGGTGACCGGTTCAGGTTCCCCGGTGGTGGGACCATGTTTCCACGTGGCGCAAGCGCCTACATTGATGATATCGGACGGCTCATAAACCTCCGCGATGGGTCCATCAGAACCGCCTTGGACACCGGTTGTGGG GTTGCAAGTTGGGGTGCATATCTTCTGTCACGCAACATTTTAGCAATATCGTTTGCACCAAGGGATACACATGAAGCTCAGGTTCAGTTTGCTCTTGAACGTGGAGTTCCTGCATTGATTGGAGTCCTTGCCTCAATTAGGCTTCCTTACCCTTCAAGATCCTTTGACATGGCTCACTGCTCACGTTGCCTCATTCCTTGGGGCCAATATG ATGGAATTTACTTGACCGAAGTCGATAGAGTCCTGCGGCCGGGAGGCTATTGGATCCTATCCGGGCCGCCGATAAACTGGAGGACACACTGGAAAGGTTGGGAAAGGACTCAGGAGAGTCTCAAAGAGGAACAGGATGGGATTGAGAGAGTAGCAAAGAGTCTATGCTGGAAGAAATTGATTCAGAAGGATGACCTCGCCATATGGCAGAAGCCAACCAATCACATTCATTGCAAAATCACTAGGAAGGTCTTCAAGAACAGACCCTTCTGTGAGGCACAGGATCCAGACACTGCATG GTACACTAAAATGGATACATGCTTGACAAAATTACCTGAGGTGAGTGACATTAGACAAGTTAGCGGCGGCGAATTGGCGAAATGGCCCGAGAGACTAACTGCAGTTCCCCCGAGGATTAGCAGCGGAAGTTTGAAGGGAATCACGGCCGAGATGTTCAAGGAAAACACACAGCTATGGAAGAAGAGAGTGGCATACTACAAGACCATAGACTATCAGCTAGCAGAGCGTGGTAGGTATCGCAATCTCCTCGACATGAATGCTTACTTGGGAGGCTTCGCGGCTGCGCTTATCGATGATCCGGTGTGGGTGATGAACATTGTTCCTGTGGAGGCTGAGATCAACACTCTCGGTGCCATATATGAGCGTGGATTGATTGGAACCTATCAAAACTG GTGCGAAGCAATGTCGACTTATCCAAGAACTTATGACTTCATCCATGGTGATTCTGTTTTTAGCCTCTACCAGAACAA GTGCAATATGGAGGACATTCTTCTAGAGATGGACCGGATTCTTCGGCCGCAAGGCAGCATCATATTGCGCGACGATGTGGATGTGCTGCTAAAGGTGAAGAGATTTGCAGAGGCAATGCAGTGGGATGCGAGAATCGCCGACCACGAAAAGGGGCCTCACCAAAGAGAAAAGATACTAGTAGCAGTGAAGCAGTACTGGACAGCACCACAACCTGATGAAGATCAACAAAGAAAGCTTTAG
- the LOC112797374 gene encoding COP9 signalosome complex subunit 1 produces the protein MDADDESSNPMIDEIYANGGSPEGGGGEKRSRRLIISGDQFDIEAYASLYSGRTKIARLLFIADHCGGDNSAMQLEALRMAFDEIKKGENTQLFREVVNKIGGRLGPDYTMDVAWCETVDRRAEQKKEKLDNELNAYRTNLIKESIRMGYNDFGDFYYAHGQLGEAFKSYVRTRDYCTTSKHIIHMCMSAILVSIEMGQFTHVASYVSKAEQTHEALDQITAAKLRCAAGLANLVSKKYKLAARKFLETAPELGSHYNEVIAPQDVATYGGLCALATFDRTELKAKVIDNINFRNFLELVPEVRELINDFYSSHYASCLEYLANLKANLLLDIHLHDHVETLYDQIRHKALIQYTLPFVSVDLQMMASAFKTTITGLEKELVALITDNQIQARVDSHNKILYARHADQRNATFQRVLETGRVFDRDVRSMLLRTNLIKYDYNARSLSRKL, from the exons ATGGATGCCGACGACGAATCATCCAATCCCATGATCGACGAAATCTACGCCAACGGCGGCTCCCCCGAAGGTGGTGGTGGAGAGAAGCGAAGCCGGCGTCTGATCATCAGCGGCGACCAGTTCGACATCGAGGCATACGCCAGCCTCTACTCCGGCCGCACTAAGATCGCCCGCCTCCTCTTCATCGCCGACCACTGCGGCGGCGACAACTCGGCGATGCAGTTGGAGGCCCTCCGCATGGCTTTCGATGAGATTAAGAAGGGAGAGAATACGCAGCTCTTCAGGGAGGTTGTGAACAAAATTGGTGGGAGATTGGGACCCGATTACACTATGGATGTCGCTTGGTGTGAGACCGTGGACCGTAGGGCTGAGCAGAAGAAGGAGAAGCTCGACAACGAGCTCAACGCTTATAGG aCGAACTTGATTAAAGAAAGCATAAGAATGGGGTACAACGATTTTGGAGACTTTTATTATGCGCATGGTCAATTGGGGGAAGCTTTTAAGAGTTATGTTCGAACCAGAGATTATTGCACTACGTCAAAGCATATTATTCATATGTGTATGAGTGCTATTTTGGTCAGCATTGAAATGGGTCAGTTTACTCATGTTGCCAGCTATGTTAGCAAGGCAGAACAGACACATGAGGCCCTTGATCAGATTACAGCTGCAAAGCTGCGTTGTGCTGCAGGATTGGCGAATCTAGTGTCGAAGAAGTACAAGCTTGCAGCCCGAAAG TTTCTAGAAACGGCTCCAGAACTGGGGAGTCACTACAACGAAGTAATTGCACCTCAAGATGTTGCAACATACGGAGGACTTTGTGCACTTGCAACATTTGATCGGACAGAGTTGAAG GCCAAAGTTATAGACAATATCAACTTTAGGAATTTCTTGGAGTTAGTGCCTGAAGTAAGGgaactgataaatgatttttaCTCAAG CCATTATGCATCATGCCTAGAGTACCTTGCGAACCTGAAAGCGAATTTATTGCTTGACATACATTTGCATGACCACGTTGAAACACTGTATGATCAAATCCGTCATAAAGCTCTCATTCAGTATACACTCCCATTTGTGTCTGTTGATTTGCAAATGATGGCTAGTGCTTTCAAGACGACTATTACTGGGCTCGAAAAAGAACTCGTGGCTTTGATAACTGATAATCAGATACAG GCTCGAGTTGATTCACACAACAAAATTTTGTATGCAAGGCACGCAGATCAAAGGAATGCCACCTTTCAAAGGGTTCTTGAAACAGGAAGGGTATTTGATAGGGATGTTAGGTCCATGTTGCTGAGAACAAATCTTATCAAGTATGACTATAATGCTAGATCATTAAGTAGGAAACTATGA